One genomic window of Cannabis sativa cultivar Pink pepper isolate KNU-18-1 chromosome 2, ASM2916894v1, whole genome shotgun sequence includes the following:
- the LOC133035014 gene encoding ubiquitin-activating enzyme E1 1-like isoform X1 has product MPKLGIGFIVTVGMTPIFFGLAFQSFATRDVRIGSLFFAFLVLVTMTMMKFCGVFSSLRNFMLPKKRAWQVTIVEDDSDSATTDSTAEGSSSVKKRRIASTAAGTTESTVRDISNSIIKHSSSTGAKGKEHAHDMARHNGNAPDIDEDLHSRQLAVYGRDTMRRLFASNVLVSGMQGLGAEIAKNLILAGVKSVTLHDEGKVELWDLSGNFLFSEDDVGKNRALASVQKLQELNNAVIVQTLTTKLTKEQLSDFQAVVFTDISSEKAIEFDDYCHNHQPPIAFIKSEVRGLFGSIFCDFGPDFTVCDVNGEEPHTGIIASISNDNPALVSCVDDERLEFQDGDLVVFSEVQGMAQLNDGKPRKIKNARAYSFTLEEDTTNFGAYERGGIVTQVKQPKVLKFKPFREALKDLGDFLLSDFSKFDRPPVLHLAFQALDKFISDLGRFPIAGSEEDVQKLISIVSSINDSSLDGRVENIDPKLLRHFAFGAKAVLNPMAAMFGGIVGQEVLKACSGKFHPLFQFFYFDSVESLPTEPIDSSSFRPLNSRYDAQISVFGSALQKRLEDAKVFIVGSGALGCELLKNVALMGVSCGNQGKLTVTDDDVIEKSNLSRQFLFRDWNIGQPKSTVAASAAASINPHLNIEALQNRVGSETESVFNDVFWENLNVVINALDNVNARLYVDQRCLYFQKPLLESGTLGAKCNTQMVIPHLTENYGASRDPPEKQAPMCTVHSFPHNIDHCLTWARSEFEGLFEKTPAEVNAYLSSTSEYTASMKNAGDAQARDNLERVLECLDREKCDSFQDCVAWARIKFEDYFTNRVKQLIYTFPENATTSTGAPFWSAPKRFPRPLQFSAADPDHLHFVMAASILRAETFGIPIPDWVRNHNKFTEAVDKVMVPEFQPKEGVKIETDEKATNISTAASVDDSMIINDLITKLEHCHANLPPGFRMKPIQFEKDDDTNYHMDMIAGLANMRARNYSIPEVDKLKAKFIAGRIIPAIATSTAMATGLVCLELYKVLDGGHKVEDYRNTFANLALPLFSMAEPVPPKVIEHGGMKWTVWDRWIVKDNPTLRELIEWLRNKGLNAYSISCGSCLLYNSMFPRHKERMDKKMVDLARDVAKVELPSYRRHFDVVVACEDDDDNDVDVPLISIYYR; this is encoded by the exons CTTGGCAAGTAACGATTGTTGAAGACGATAGTGATTCCGCCACCACCGATTCGACCGCCGAAGGCTCGTCAAGCGTTAAGAAGCGTCGAATTGCCTCCACCGCCGCAGGAACAACCGAATCTACTGTGAGAGACATCAGTAATAGTATTATAAAGCATAGTAGCAGTACCGGAGCTAAGGGGAAAGAGCACGCTCACGACATGGCTCGGCATAATGGTAACGCTCCGGACATCGACGAGGATCTCCACAGTCGGCAGCTTGCAGTCTATGGACGCGATACGATGCGGAGACTGTTCGCATCGAATGTCCTCGTCTCTGGGATGCAGGGTCTGGGAGCTGAGATTG CAAAGAACCTCATTCTAGCTGGTGTCAAATCTGTGACTTTGCACGATGAAGGAAAGGTTGAGCTATGGGATTTGTCTGGTAATTTTCTCTTCTCTGAGGATGATGTTGGCAAGAACAGAGCACTTGCCTCTGTTCAAAAGTTGCAAGAACTCAACAATGCCGTAATTGTGCAAACTTTGACTACAAAATTGACTAAAGAACAACTTTCTGATTTTCAG GCTGTTGTTTTCACTGATATCAGTTCTGAAAAGGCCATTGAATTTGACGATTACTGTCATAATCATCAGCCTCCCATAGCATTCATTAAATCTGAAGTAAGAGGCCTTTTTGGCTCAATATTTTGTGATTTTGGACCTGATTTCACTGTTTGTGATGTTAATGGAGAGGAGCCTCACACGGGTATTATTGCATCCATAAGCAATGACAACCCTGCTCTAGTATCATGTGTAGATGATGAAAGACTTGAATTTCAAGATGGGGACCTTGTAGTGTTTTCTGAAGTTCAGGGAATGGCACAACTGAATGATGGAAAACCTCGTAAGATAAAAAATGCAAGGGCTTATTCATTCACTCTTGAGGAGGATACCACAAATTTTGGTGCCTATGAAAGAGGTGGTATTGTTACTCAGGTGAAACAACCAAAAGTGTTGAAATTTAAGCCATTTAGAGAAGCACTAAAGGATCTTGGTGATTTTCTTCTGAGTGATTTCTCCAAGTTTGATCGTCCACCTGTCCTCCACTTGGCATTCCAAGCTCTGGATAAGTTCATATCTGATTTGGGTCGTTTCCCAATTGCTGGCTCTGAAGAAGATGTACAGAAGCTTATATCTATTGTTAGTAGCATCAATGACAGTTCACTGGATGGGAGAGTAGAAAACATTGACCCAAAACTTTTGAGACACTTTGCCTTTGGTGCCAAGGCAGTCCTGAACCCCATGGCAGCCATGTTCGGTGGTATTGTTGGACAGGAGGTACTAAAGGCTTGCTCTGGAAAGTTCCATCCACTCTTCCAG TTCTTCTACTTTGACTCGGTGGAGTCGCTTCCAACGGAGCCAATAGATTCCAGTTCATTTAGACCATTAAATAGCCGTTATGATGCCCAGATATCCGTTTTTGGGTCTGCACTTCAAAAGAGGCTGGAGGATGCTAAGGTTTTTATTGTTGGATCTGGGGCACTTGGCTGCGAGTTGTTAAAAAATGTTGCCTTGATGGGTGTTTCATGTGGCAACCAAGGAAAACTAACAGTTACGGATGATGACGTTATTGAGAAGAGTAACCTTAGCAGGCAATTCTTGTTCCGTGATTGGAATATTGGGCAGCCCAAGTCTACAGTTGCTGCGTCTGCTGCTGCATCAATAAATCCTCATTTAAACATTGAGGCCTTGCAGAATCGTGTTGGCTCTGAAACTGAAAGCGTTTTCAATGATGTTTTTTGGGAAAATTTGAATGTTGTAATTAATGCCCTCGACAATGTCAATGCCCGGCTTTATGTTGATCAAAGGTGCTTATATTTTCAGAAGCCACTTCTTGAATCAGGAACTCTTGGTGCCAAATGCAATACTCAGATGGTTATTCCACACTTGACGGAAAACTATGGTGCCTCAAGAGACCCACCTGAGAAACAAGCGCCCATGTGCACTGTGCACTCCTTTCCTCATAACATTGACCACTGCTTGACATGGGCCCGGTCCGAATTTGAGGGTTTGTTTGAGAAGACTCCTGCTGAAGTGAATGCGTACTTATCCAGCACAAGTGAATATACTGCCTCAATGAAAAATGCAGGTGATGCGCAGGCCAGGGATAACTTGGAACGTGTCCTTGAATGTCTTGACAGAGAAAAATGTGATTCTTTCCAAGATTGTGTTGCCTGGGCACGCATAAA ATTTGAAGACTATTTCACCAACCGTGTGAAGCAATTAATCTATACATTTCCCGAAAATGCCACAACTAGTACTGGTGCTCCATTCTGGTCTGCCCCTAAGCGATTCCCCCGTCCTCTGCAGTTCTCAGCAGCTGATCCTGACCACCTGCACTTTGTTATGGCGGCATCAATACTAAGAGCAGAGACATTTGGAATTCCAATTCCAGATTGGGTTAGAAATCATAACAAGTTCACTGAAGCTGTAGACAAGGTGATGGTTCCAGAATTTCAGCCAAAGGAAGGTGTAAAAATTGAGACTGATGAGAAAGCCACCAACATTAGTACTGCTGCATCTGTTGATGATTCTATGATAATCAACGACTTAATTACAAAATTAGAACATTGTCATGCAAACTTGCCACCTGGATTCAGGATGAAACCAATTCAGTTTGAAAAG GATGACGATACCAATTACCATATGGACATGATAGCTGGTCTTGCCAATATGAGGGCTAGAAATTACAGCATTCCTGAGGTTGACAAGCTTAAGGCTAAGTTTATAGCTGGAAGGATTATCCCTGCAATTGCCACTTCCACGGCTATGGCAACAGGTCTAGTATGCTTGGAGCTGTACAAGGTTTTGGATGGAGGACACAAGGTAGAGGACTACCGGAACACATTTGCAAATCTAGCACTACCATTGTTCTCCATGGCCGAGCCGGTTCCGCCAAAGGTCATTGAACATGGGGGCATGAAGTGGACTGTTTGGGATAGGTGGATTGTGAAAGACAACCCTACGCTGAGAGAACTTATTGAATGGCTGAGGAACAAAGGACTAAATGCTTACAGCATCTCATGCGGAAGTTGCTTGCTTTATAATAGTATGTTTCCACGTCATAAGGAGCGAATGGACAAGAAGATGGTGGATCTGGCAAGGGATGTGGCAAAGGTCGAGTTGCCTTCTTATCGCCGACATTTTGATGTTGTTGTGGCTTGTGAAGACGACGATGACAATGATGTTGACGTCCCTCTCATATCAATTTACTATCGATAA
- the LOC133035014 gene encoding ubiquitin-activating enzyme E1 1-like isoform X2: protein MLPKKRAWQVTIVEDDSDSATTDSTAEGSSSVKKRRIASTAAGTTESTVRDISNSIIKHSSSTGAKGKEHAHDMARHNGNAPDIDEDLHSRQLAVYGRDTMRRLFASNVLVSGMQGLGAEIAKNLILAGVKSVTLHDEGKVELWDLSGNFLFSEDDVGKNRALASVQKLQELNNAVIVQTLTTKLTKEQLSDFQAVVFTDISSEKAIEFDDYCHNHQPPIAFIKSEVRGLFGSIFCDFGPDFTVCDVNGEEPHTGIIASISNDNPALVSCVDDERLEFQDGDLVVFSEVQGMAQLNDGKPRKIKNARAYSFTLEEDTTNFGAYERGGIVTQVKQPKVLKFKPFREALKDLGDFLLSDFSKFDRPPVLHLAFQALDKFISDLGRFPIAGSEEDVQKLISIVSSINDSSLDGRVENIDPKLLRHFAFGAKAVLNPMAAMFGGIVGQEVLKACSGKFHPLFQFFYFDSVESLPTEPIDSSSFRPLNSRYDAQISVFGSALQKRLEDAKVFIVGSGALGCELLKNVALMGVSCGNQGKLTVTDDDVIEKSNLSRQFLFRDWNIGQPKSTVAASAAASINPHLNIEALQNRVGSETESVFNDVFWENLNVVINALDNVNARLYVDQRCLYFQKPLLESGTLGAKCNTQMVIPHLTENYGASRDPPEKQAPMCTVHSFPHNIDHCLTWARSEFEGLFEKTPAEVNAYLSSTSEYTASMKNAGDAQARDNLERVLECLDREKCDSFQDCVAWARIKFEDYFTNRVKQLIYTFPENATTSTGAPFWSAPKRFPRPLQFSAADPDHLHFVMAASILRAETFGIPIPDWVRNHNKFTEAVDKVMVPEFQPKEGVKIETDEKATNISTAASVDDSMIINDLITKLEHCHANLPPGFRMKPIQFEKDDDTNYHMDMIAGLANMRARNYSIPEVDKLKAKFIAGRIIPAIATSTAMATGLVCLELYKVLDGGHKVEDYRNTFANLALPLFSMAEPVPPKVIEHGGMKWTVWDRWIVKDNPTLRELIEWLRNKGLNAYSISCGSCLLYNSMFPRHKERMDKKMVDLARDVAKVELPSYRRHFDVVVACEDDDDNDVDVPLISIYYR from the exons CTTGGCAAGTAACGATTGTTGAAGACGATAGTGATTCCGCCACCACCGATTCGACCGCCGAAGGCTCGTCAAGCGTTAAGAAGCGTCGAATTGCCTCCACCGCCGCAGGAACAACCGAATCTACTGTGAGAGACATCAGTAATAGTATTATAAAGCATAGTAGCAGTACCGGAGCTAAGGGGAAAGAGCACGCTCACGACATGGCTCGGCATAATGGTAACGCTCCGGACATCGACGAGGATCTCCACAGTCGGCAGCTTGCAGTCTATGGACGCGATACGATGCGGAGACTGTTCGCATCGAATGTCCTCGTCTCTGGGATGCAGGGTCTGGGAGCTGAGATTG CAAAGAACCTCATTCTAGCTGGTGTCAAATCTGTGACTTTGCACGATGAAGGAAAGGTTGAGCTATGGGATTTGTCTGGTAATTTTCTCTTCTCTGAGGATGATGTTGGCAAGAACAGAGCACTTGCCTCTGTTCAAAAGTTGCAAGAACTCAACAATGCCGTAATTGTGCAAACTTTGACTACAAAATTGACTAAAGAACAACTTTCTGATTTTCAG GCTGTTGTTTTCACTGATATCAGTTCTGAAAAGGCCATTGAATTTGACGATTACTGTCATAATCATCAGCCTCCCATAGCATTCATTAAATCTGAAGTAAGAGGCCTTTTTGGCTCAATATTTTGTGATTTTGGACCTGATTTCACTGTTTGTGATGTTAATGGAGAGGAGCCTCACACGGGTATTATTGCATCCATAAGCAATGACAACCCTGCTCTAGTATCATGTGTAGATGATGAAAGACTTGAATTTCAAGATGGGGACCTTGTAGTGTTTTCTGAAGTTCAGGGAATGGCACAACTGAATGATGGAAAACCTCGTAAGATAAAAAATGCAAGGGCTTATTCATTCACTCTTGAGGAGGATACCACAAATTTTGGTGCCTATGAAAGAGGTGGTATTGTTACTCAGGTGAAACAACCAAAAGTGTTGAAATTTAAGCCATTTAGAGAAGCACTAAAGGATCTTGGTGATTTTCTTCTGAGTGATTTCTCCAAGTTTGATCGTCCACCTGTCCTCCACTTGGCATTCCAAGCTCTGGATAAGTTCATATCTGATTTGGGTCGTTTCCCAATTGCTGGCTCTGAAGAAGATGTACAGAAGCTTATATCTATTGTTAGTAGCATCAATGACAGTTCACTGGATGGGAGAGTAGAAAACATTGACCCAAAACTTTTGAGACACTTTGCCTTTGGTGCCAAGGCAGTCCTGAACCCCATGGCAGCCATGTTCGGTGGTATTGTTGGACAGGAGGTACTAAAGGCTTGCTCTGGAAAGTTCCATCCACTCTTCCAG TTCTTCTACTTTGACTCGGTGGAGTCGCTTCCAACGGAGCCAATAGATTCCAGTTCATTTAGACCATTAAATAGCCGTTATGATGCCCAGATATCCGTTTTTGGGTCTGCACTTCAAAAGAGGCTGGAGGATGCTAAGGTTTTTATTGTTGGATCTGGGGCACTTGGCTGCGAGTTGTTAAAAAATGTTGCCTTGATGGGTGTTTCATGTGGCAACCAAGGAAAACTAACAGTTACGGATGATGACGTTATTGAGAAGAGTAACCTTAGCAGGCAATTCTTGTTCCGTGATTGGAATATTGGGCAGCCCAAGTCTACAGTTGCTGCGTCTGCTGCTGCATCAATAAATCCTCATTTAAACATTGAGGCCTTGCAGAATCGTGTTGGCTCTGAAACTGAAAGCGTTTTCAATGATGTTTTTTGGGAAAATTTGAATGTTGTAATTAATGCCCTCGACAATGTCAATGCCCGGCTTTATGTTGATCAAAGGTGCTTATATTTTCAGAAGCCACTTCTTGAATCAGGAACTCTTGGTGCCAAATGCAATACTCAGATGGTTATTCCACACTTGACGGAAAACTATGGTGCCTCAAGAGACCCACCTGAGAAACAAGCGCCCATGTGCACTGTGCACTCCTTTCCTCATAACATTGACCACTGCTTGACATGGGCCCGGTCCGAATTTGAGGGTTTGTTTGAGAAGACTCCTGCTGAAGTGAATGCGTACTTATCCAGCACAAGTGAATATACTGCCTCAATGAAAAATGCAGGTGATGCGCAGGCCAGGGATAACTTGGAACGTGTCCTTGAATGTCTTGACAGAGAAAAATGTGATTCTTTCCAAGATTGTGTTGCCTGGGCACGCATAAA ATTTGAAGACTATTTCACCAACCGTGTGAAGCAATTAATCTATACATTTCCCGAAAATGCCACAACTAGTACTGGTGCTCCATTCTGGTCTGCCCCTAAGCGATTCCCCCGTCCTCTGCAGTTCTCAGCAGCTGATCCTGACCACCTGCACTTTGTTATGGCGGCATCAATACTAAGAGCAGAGACATTTGGAATTCCAATTCCAGATTGGGTTAGAAATCATAACAAGTTCACTGAAGCTGTAGACAAGGTGATGGTTCCAGAATTTCAGCCAAAGGAAGGTGTAAAAATTGAGACTGATGAGAAAGCCACCAACATTAGTACTGCTGCATCTGTTGATGATTCTATGATAATCAACGACTTAATTACAAAATTAGAACATTGTCATGCAAACTTGCCACCTGGATTCAGGATGAAACCAATTCAGTTTGAAAAG GATGACGATACCAATTACCATATGGACATGATAGCTGGTCTTGCCAATATGAGGGCTAGAAATTACAGCATTCCTGAGGTTGACAAGCTTAAGGCTAAGTTTATAGCTGGAAGGATTATCCCTGCAATTGCCACTTCCACGGCTATGGCAACAGGTCTAGTATGCTTGGAGCTGTACAAGGTTTTGGATGGAGGACACAAGGTAGAGGACTACCGGAACACATTTGCAAATCTAGCACTACCATTGTTCTCCATGGCCGAGCCGGTTCCGCCAAAGGTCATTGAACATGGGGGCATGAAGTGGACTGTTTGGGATAGGTGGATTGTGAAAGACAACCCTACGCTGAGAGAACTTATTGAATGGCTGAGGAACAAAGGACTAAATGCTTACAGCATCTCATGCGGAAGTTGCTTGCTTTATAATAGTATGTTTCCACGTCATAAGGAGCGAATGGACAAGAAGATGGTGGATCTGGCAAGGGATGTGGCAAAGGTCGAGTTGCCTTCTTATCGCCGACATTTTGATGTTGTTGTGGCTTGTGAAGACGACGATGACAATGATGTTGACGTCCCTCTCATATCAATTTACTATCGATAA